In Fibrobacter sp., the sequence GCGAAAAAATCGGCAACGCCTTTAAGGACGGAAAGAGCATTAAATAGTTTTGTTTGTCATGATTAGAATACGTTCTGCAAAAGTTGAAGACGCCGCAGCGCTACAAGCAATCTACAAACCCTATGTAGAAGGCACCGCCATTACGTTTGAATACGACGCGCCCTCTGTGGAGGAATTTGCAGAGCGAATCCGCGGGACGCTGGAAAAGCACCCCTACCTGGTTCTGGAACGAACCGAAGACAACGCAGGGAACGCCGGGGCTGTCGCGAGTTCGGAATGCACCGCGGACGAAAACTGCGTAGGTTCGGAGTGCATTGCGGACGAAAATGGCGCAGATGCTGCAGAAATTCTCGGGTACTGTTACGCCGGCGTTTTCAAGGCCAGAGCCGCCTACAGCCGCAGCGTAGAAACTTCCATCTACATCAAGATGGGCGAACACGGGAAAGGCTACGGCCGTGCCCTGTACAGCGAACTGGATCGCGAACTAAAATCTCGCGGGATTCTAAACGCCTACGCCTGCATCGCTTCGCCAAAACCTGGCAGCACCCACCTGGACAACAGCAGCCAGAAATTCCACGAACACATGGGCTACACGCTAGTCGGTACCTTCCACGATTGCGCCTACAAATTCGGGCAATGGTACAACATGATCTGGATGGAAAAAATGCTGGGGGAACACCGCTAATTTCTAGAAGCATTCTTCCATAACTTCTGGCAGTTCGCTAAAGTTACGGAGAACGGCGGCAGGTTTGTTGGCTGTGCCGAAACCGTAAGCCGCGTGGATAAAGGGAATGCCCGCAAAATTTGCAGCAGTTTCATCGCCGAGAGTGTCGCCTACATAAACTGCATTTGGCACGAAGTTCGCGTCGGCGACAGTTGCATCGCAATAATCGGTAGCGGCTCCGTTACAATCGGCACCGGCGCACAAGCCGTTTCGTTCACAGATGGCCTTGATGTTTTCGCCCTTGCTTTTGCCAGTGCGTCCGGACATTTCAAAATCCTTGAAGTACTTCTGCAAATCGCAGGATTCCAGGAACGCCTCGATGTACCCGCAAGGACAATTGCTGACAATGAACAATTCGTATTTTGCGAAAAGCAGTTCAAGTGTTGCGCGGTCCAAAAACAGCGGCGCACCGTGTTCTTTCAGGTAGTCGCAATGGGCCACGGCACACTGATTCATAATGTCTTCGCGGCGTGACTTTTCCATGTCCGGGAAATAAATTGCGCTGATTTCCTGAAGGTTCTTCCCCATCACATTTCGCAGGTCATCTTCAGAAATCACCTTGCCCGTATTGTTCTTCTGGAACACCTGATTCCATATCAGCGTCAAGGGAGCAACAGTATCCCAGAGGGTTCCATCAAGATCAAAAATTACAGCTTTAGGCATGGACACAAATTTAATTATTGCTGCTGCCCCATGGCGTTAAAGTCTTTTTCGTTCTTGAAATATTTTGGGGTTTCGCCGGGGCGCTTGGCACTGCGTTTGCCGACGTAATCACCAGCACGATTGTCGCTACGATTTCCGTCGCGATTATTGGAAAGCGCAGGCTTAATAGCCGACGAGCCGTCCTCCGGCGACACCACGTCTCCGCCAGATGCGCCAGGCTTCGCGTTCGCCACGGGAATGGAATCCGTGGAAACTACAAAGTTATCATAGCGCACGAACACGTCGTTAGCGGGAGCCCAGCTATCGTCGCTTCCGCCATGGAATGTAGAGAGGTAGAACATGTCAATTTTCTGGTCCTGGAAATCACGCAACCGCAAAGTATCCAAGTCCAGGGAAAGTTCACCGTCGAACCAACTTTGCACAACGCCATTCTTGTCGCCCGAACCTTCCGTAGTTACAGAATTCATGACCACGCGGGTCACCACATGATGCCACTGCCCCGGCACAAAATGTTTTTGCTCCGCAGTCTCGCCCAGGTTCCATTTGGCGTCATCACCGTAAGTACTGCCCTGGTCCACAAAGTAGAGGTATTGCACCACGGCACCATCCGTACGCCACATGATGCGAGCGCTCCAGCCGTCGCCTACAGAGGGGCGATTTCCGCCAGTGTAGCATTTGCCGCCGCAAAGCCCAGGCAACTTGCCGCCTTTCACAAATTCAAAACCAGGCTCGAACTGAATATCGTACGCCACCCACATTTCTTCTGCAGAAACATCGAGCGGCTGCTTCACCTGCCCGGCGCAGGCGGGGCGCTCACCCTCGTCATTGGGCCCTACGCAACCCTTGGGGTACTTCAGCTGCAGAACCATTCCGTGCTCTTCATCGTCCTGCACAATCTTTGCATTCTGACCACCGTTCTGTTCCATGGCATACCAGCTGGAAACTCCCGCCTTTTTAGGGAAGTCCTCCTGGGCCATCTTATCGGTGTACTGGCCCGCAGCACGATTTTCAAAATCCGCAGAAAACACCACATCGGCAAAAGACACCGAAGTGCAAGCCAAAGCCATTGCGAAAATTCCACGAGCTAAGTTCATAACGGGCCTCAAAAAGAAATGCAGACTCTATTGAAAATACATTCTTTTAGGGAGATATGAATACATATTGCGCCCTTATGAATAGACAAAAAGCCTCCCTCAAGGGGAGGCTTCTTTAACGAACAATCGTAAGCTTAGCGAAGACCTTTCTTCTTGTAGTAGTACAGTTTCAGCTGGCCTATGGTCTGATCTTCTGTGGATTCCACCTTGATGTCGGTTGCAAAGAACGGATAGATTTCATTGTCGCTATCCTTTGCGATGTACCAAGTTCCATCGGTTGCACCGAATATAGAGCTGCTGATTTCCGTATCTTCGTTGATTTCGAACATGCTCTTGCATACGGGAGTTTCTTCCGGCAGGGTGCCGGTCTTCAGGCCGGTGCTTAAGTCGGCTTCGTAGACAGAAAGAAGCATGCTCCTTTCAAACATGACGGTATCGACATCAACGCGAAGCTCCAGGTGCTTGGGAATTTCGCCACCAGTCTTGAGGCTAATGGACTGCTGCGTATCGGAGTTGATATCATTGGTCAGGATTGCAGAATCCAGCACCATTTCAATGCAGCGTGAAGAGGAAGACGCAACGACGGAAGAGGACGACTTGGCAGAAGAGGAAGATCCCGGTTCAGTTGATTCGTCAGCATCATCTTTTTGGTCATCGTCCTTTTGGATATCTTCGGAAATTTCATCGTCACTGGTACCAGAAGAACTATCGTCACCACAGGCGATAAGACCGAAGCCTGCCGCAAAAATGGCGGACCCTAGGAGAATTTTTTTGAAGTTCATATAGTATTCCTTTTTATGTACACAATTGTTTACACAACTGCACTCCCTAGAAATATTCTAAAAAATGTCGAATTGACCACGGCCATATTTGAAATAAGTAAAAAAACGCATTGTACTAGTTTCTTTTAAGCAATCCCACCTTATGGATATTTTATCCATAAAACGTATTTTGCCTCCTATATAAATTATTCCAACTGGAAATAGTTTTAGCCATGGTGTTATGGAAATTATTCCATATTGAGGATGGTTATATGAAAAAGTCTCTTTCCAGTTTTGCTTCTGGCCTTGCTCTGGCTGCAGCTTGTTCTGTACCGGTCTTTGCAGGTCCCGGCCTTGCCGATGGTGCCGCAAAGTTCGTAGGCAACATTACTCAGTCTAACACAGCCCCTGGCCCCAACGATGAATATACCAAGCTGTGGAACCAAGCCACGGCCGAAAACGGCTGTAAGTGGGGTTCCATCGAAGGTACCCGCGGCAGGTTCAACTGGGCAGGCTGCGACGCCGCCTACAACTGGGCCAAGAACAATGGCGGCCACTTCAAGTTCCACGCCCTCCTTTGGGGCGGTCAGTACCCCGGCTGGCTCGAAAGCCTGAGTGTCGATGAAACCAAGAAGGCTATTACCACCTGGTTCGACGCTGTCAAGGAACACTATCCTGATATCGAAATGATCGACGTGGCTAACGAAGCAATTCGTACCGGCAATGGGCAGTATCATTCCGGTTACACCAGAACCAAGATTATCCCTGCACTGGGGGGCGATAACAACGGCGATTACCAGTTCTTGACTACCGCATTCAAGATGGCACGTGAACGCTGGCCCAAGGCAATCCTTATTTATAACGACTATAACACCATCCAGTGGCATGTGGACCAGGGTATCAACCTGATCAACACTATCCGCAAGAATGGCGCTCCGGTCGACGCCTACGGCCTCCAGGCACACGACCTGATGAGCACCGGCGGTGGCTACAACGGCACCGGTGGCGGCGGCAACTGCCTGAACTACAATACCTTCGTTTCTACCATGCAGAAGATCCACAAGGAAACCAACAACTTCCCGGTGATCATCTCCGAATACGACGTCCCGTCTACCGACGATGGCATTCAGAAACAGTGCGTCAGCGAACAGGTCAAGTACTGGATGGAAGACCCCTATGTGGCCGGCATTACCTTCTGGGGTTACATCTATGGCCGTACCTGGCTGGACTGTAACGGTACCGCCAGCGGCTGCTCCGGCTTGATCAGGAACGGTCAGGACCGCCCGGCAATGACCTGGCTCAAGGAATATCTGGCAAATAACAAGGGCGTGAACACCACCGGTCTTCCTACCGGCGAAACCAGGGAACCGGAACCGCAGACTCCGTTCAAGGGCACAATCGCCATTCCGGGCAAGATCGAAGCTGAAAACTTCGACGTTCCGGGTATCGGCTCTGGAAACGATTCTTACAGCGTTGGAAGTTCCGGCCACGGCAACTCCGACTACCGTAAGGACGAAGCCCCTAACCTCTACAAGGGTGCCACTGGTGTTGTCATCGGCTACAATAGCGAAGGCAACTGGTACGAATACACTGTAGACGTGAAGGCAACCGGCACCTACACCATGTATGCCGCAGTCGCTTCTGCAAATAACACCTCCGGCTTCAAGCTCTCCATTGACGGCGAAGACATTACCAAGTCTATCTCTGTTCCCCAGGCAGCTTCTGGCGAGGAAAACTATAGCGACTACAACAAGGTCAGCGCCGATGTGAACCTTACCCAAGGCAAGCACATTCTTCGCCTCACCGTAACAGGATCCTGGTTCGACATTGACTACATGACCTTCGTTGCCAAGGGCGAAACAGATCCGGAACCCATCGCAAAGTCTTCCAGCTCCGCCGAACAGCCGGCAAGCAGCGATGACAAGGCATCTATCGGCCCGAGCCTCGAATTCGAATACGCAACCCGTCAGGACTTCGACATCTTCGACATGCAGGGCGCTTTCATGGGCCGCATCGGAGCATACAGCTTCGGCCAGGCAATCTCCTTCATCAAGGATAGCGACGTCAAGTTTGCAAAGGGCGTTTACTATCTCCGTTGCAAGAGCACCAAGCAGATGATGACTTTCAGCCTCACCGAATAATACGAAATTAAAACACACCCAAAACTAGGCTCCCGGACTTTTCTCCGGGGGCTTTTTTTGTCAGCTAATCATTTCCTTGAATAAACTTTGTTCTAGAACGAACTAATTTTTATTCATGCCTAAACGTACTGGTGTAGCGGACTTGCCTTTGCATACGGGGACTGTTCCCCGTTGGCTTGCGGACCGTATGCGTGACTTGGGCAGGCTCATTGCCGAATCCATCGTGGAGAATTACGGCAAGAGGGAATTCCTGGTGCGTTTAAGCGACCCGCTGTGGTTTCAGTCCTTCGGGGCGGTCATGGGCATGGACTGGCATTCCTCGGGAATTACCACCAGCGTGATGTACGCCCTGAAGCGTGGGCTGAACCCGATTGCAAGGGACCTTGGGATTTATGTGTGCGGCGGACGCGGAAAATTCTCACGGGAGACGCCAAACGAATTGCTGCAGATTGCGGACAAGACCGGCGTGGACGGGTATTACCTGAAGCGCACCAGTTGCCTTTGCGCCAAGGTGGACAACACTGCCGTTCAGGACGGTTTCCAGCTTTACCAGCATAATTTTATCGTGACGGATGAGGGCGACTGGGCGGTGGTTCAGCAGGGCATGAACACGGATGCCAGGGCAGCACGACGTTACCACTGGTGTTCCTCCAGCTTGCGGTCTTTTGTGGAAGAGCCCCACGCCGGCGTGGTGGGCGAAAACCGCGGGCAGATTCTGAACTTGACTCATCAGGATGCAGGCGTGACACGCAGTTCCATTCTGGAGTTGACTCACGAAAATCCCGACAGGATGATGCGTGAGATACAGCAGATTGTGGCTCCCAATTCTTCTGTCATTGTTTCGCCCCAAATGGATCTGTTCGCACCGCCGGAGAGTGCACAGCCCCTTATTATAAATCCATCGCGCGACCCTATCGTCGCAAATTCATCCCGCGACTGCATTATGCCCAGCCGTCACGAAGTCCGTGCCGAAGACGTCGACTTGAAGCGCCTCGGTGGAGTTCTTGCCACCGCCTACGAATCGGACCCCAAGGATTTCGAAAGCCTTTTGCTTACGCCGGGACTTGGCCCCCGCACGTTGCAGTCATTGACACTTGTAAGCGAAGTGATTAACGGAATGCCGTCCCGTTTTAGGGACCCCGCCCGCTATTCCTTCGCCCACGGCGGAAAGGACGGCCACCCCTTCCCTGTTCCCACCCGCGTTTACGACGAATCCATCCGCGTTTTAAAAGGCGCCATCGAGCACGCCAAAATCGGCGACCGCGAAAAGATGGATTGCCTCAACCGCCTTCACGCAACGCAACTTGCCATTGAAAAAGACTGCGAACCTCTCGCCGACTTCGACAAAACTATAGAACACGAAAAATCCCACTCGCAAGAGTGGGGCGGAAGAACGGTTTAATGGAGATCCCGGGTCTAGCCCGGG encodes:
- a CDS encoding polysaccharide lyase, with the protein product MNLARGIFAMALACTSVSFADVVFSADFENRAAGQYTDKMAQEDFPKKAGVSSWYAMEQNGGQNAKIVQDDEEHGMVLQLKYPKGCVGPNDEGERPACAGQVKQPLDVSAEEMWVAYDIQFEPGFEFVKGGKLPGLCGGKCYTGGNRPSVGDGWSARIMWRTDGAVVQYLYFVDQGSTYGDDAKWNLGETAEQKHFVPGQWHHVVTRVVMNSVTTEGSGDKNGVVQSWFDGELSLDLDTLRLRDFQDQKIDMFYLSTFHGGSDDSWAPANDVFVRYDNFVVSTDSIPVANAKPGASGGDVVSPEDGSSAIKPALSNNRDGNRSDNRAGDYVGKRSAKRPGETPKYFKNEKDFNAMGQQQ
- a CDS encoding DUF763 domain-containing protein encodes the protein MPKRTGVADLPLHTGTVPRWLADRMRDLGRLIAESIVENYGKREFLVRLSDPLWFQSFGAVMGMDWHSSGITTSVMYALKRGLNPIARDLGIYVCGGRGKFSRETPNELLQIADKTGVDGYYLKRTSCLCAKVDNTAVQDGFQLYQHNFIVTDEGDWAVVQQGMNTDARAARRYHWCSSSLRSFVEEPHAGVVGENRGQILNLTHQDAGVTRSSILELTHENPDRMMREIQQIVAPNSSVIVSPQMDLFAPPESAQPLIINPSRDPIVANSSRDCIMPSRHEVRAEDVDLKRLGGVLATAYESDPKDFESLLLTPGLGPRTLQSLTLVSEVINGMPSRFRDPARYSFAHGGKDGHPFPVPTRVYDESIRVLKGAIEHAKIGDREKMDCLNRLHATQLAIEKDCEPLADFDKTIEHEKSHSQEWGGRTV
- a CDS encoding endo-1,4-beta-xylanase, whose translation is MKKSLSSFASGLALAAACSVPVFAGPGLADGAAKFVGNITQSNTAPGPNDEYTKLWNQATAENGCKWGSIEGTRGRFNWAGCDAAYNWAKNNGGHFKFHALLWGGQYPGWLESLSVDETKKAITTWFDAVKEHYPDIEMIDVANEAIRTGNGQYHSGYTRTKIIPALGGDNNGDYQFLTTAFKMARERWPKAILIYNDYNTIQWHVDQGINLINTIRKNGAPVDAYGLQAHDLMSTGGGYNGTGGGGNCLNYNTFVSTMQKIHKETNNFPVIISEYDVPSTDDGIQKQCVSEQVKYWMEDPYVAGITFWGYIYGRTWLDCNGTASGCSGLIRNGQDRPAMTWLKEYLANNKGVNTTGLPTGETREPEPQTPFKGTIAIPGKIEAENFDVPGIGSGNDSYSVGSSGHGNSDYRKDEAPNLYKGATGVVIGYNSEGNWYEYTVDVKATGTYTMYAAVASANNTSGFKLSIDGEDITKSISVPQAASGEENYSDYNKVSADVNLTQGKHILRLTVTGSWFDIDYMTFVAKGETDPEPIAKSSSSAEQPASSDDKASIGPSLEFEYATRQDFDIFDMQGAFMGRIGAYSFGQAISFIKDSDVKFAKGVYYLRCKSTKQMMTFSLTE
- a CDS encoding HAD family hydrolase, encoding MPKAVIFDLDGTLWDTVAPLTLIWNQVFQKNNTGKVISEDDLRNVMGKNLQEISAIYFPDMEKSRREDIMNQCAVAHCDYLKEHGAPLFLDRATLELLFAKYELFIVSNCPCGYIEAFLESCDLQKYFKDFEMSGRTGKSKGENIKAICERNGLCAGADCNGAATDYCDATVADANFVPNAVYVGDTLGDETAANFAGIPFIHAAYGFGTANKPAAVLRNFSELPEVMEECF
- a CDS encoding N-acetyltransferase family protein — protein: MIRIRSAKVEDAAALQAIYKPYVEGTAITFEYDAPSVEEFAERIRGTLEKHPYLVLERTEDNAGNAGAVASSECTADENCVGSECIADENGADAAEILGYCYAGVFKARAAYSRSVETSIYIKMGEHGKGYGRALYSELDRELKSRGILNAYACIASPKPGSTHLDNSSQKFHEHMGYTLVGTFHDCAYKFGQWYNMIWMEKMLGEHR